One Nostoc punctiforme PCC 73102 DNA window includes the following coding sequences:
- a CDS encoding aldo/keto reductase: MQKRTLGNSNLEVSAIGLGCMGMSFSYGPPKDTEEMTALLRAAIDRGITFFDTAEVYGPFLNEELVGEALAPFRDQVVIATKFGFDISPNSDPRGMKGSPGLNSRPEHIKEAVEGSLKRLKVEAIDLLYQHRVDPNVPIEDVAGAVKELIQSGKVKHFGLSEAGVQTIRRAHAVQPIAALQSEYSLWWRKPEAEVIPTLEELGIGFVPYSPLGKGFLTGKMDESTTFDSSDFRSTLPRFTKEALKANQALIDLLGSIAEQKQATPAQIAIAWLLAQKSWIVPIPGTTKLHRLDENIGAVSVELTPDDLRNIDDAASKIAVQGARYPEKLEQMTGR; this comes from the coding sequence ATGCAGAAACGCACACTTGGAAACAGTAATCTGGAAGTCTCGGCGATCGGGCTGGGCTGTATGGGAATGAGCTTTTCCTATGGCCCGCCCAAAGATACGGAGGAAATGACCGCTCTTCTTCGGGCCGCTATCGATCGCGGCATTACATTCTTTGACACCGCCGAGGTCTACGGCCCGTTCCTAAACGAAGAACTGGTGGGTGAAGCCCTCGCTCCCTTCCGCGACCAAGTGGTCATCGCCACCAAATTCGGATTCGACATCAGTCCAAATTCCGATCCCCGTGGCATGAAGGGTTCGCCCGGACTGAATAGCCGACCGGAGCATATTAAGGAAGCCGTGGAGGGTTCGCTCAAGCGACTCAAGGTAGAGGCGATCGACCTCCTCTATCAGCACCGGGTTGACCCGAACGTGCCGATCGAAGACGTGGCAGGAGCGGTGAAGGAACTGATTCAGTCAGGTAAGGTTAAGCACTTTGGACTCTCGGAAGCAGGAGTGCAAACGATTCGTCGCGCCCACGCCGTTCAGCCGATCGCTGCTCTCCAGAGCGAGTACTCACTGTGGTGGAGAAAGCCTGAAGCGGAAGTGATACCGACCCTAGAGGAACTCGGAATCGGTTTTGTCCCCTACAGTCCATTGGGCAAGGGCTTTCTCACGGGCAAGATGGACGAAAGCACGACCTTCGACAGTTCCGATTTCCGCAGCACTCTGCCTCGCTTCACTAAGGAGGCTCTCAAGGCGAATCAGGCCCTGATCGATCTGCTCGGCAGCATCGCAGAACAGAAGCAGGCGACACCTGCTCAAATCGCGATCGCTTGGCTACTGGCTCAAAAGTCGTGGATTGTTCCAATCCCAGGCACCACGAAGCTGCATCGCTTGGACGAAAACATCGGGGCAGTCTCAGTGGAACTCACGCCCGACGATCTGCGTAACATCGATGACGCTGCCT
- a CDS encoding SDR family oxidoreductase, whose protein sequence is MSKVWFITGAGSGIGTGTAKAALQSGDRVVATGRNLDKVRNALRDVASENLAFVQLDVSDEVQAKTAIEEAVNRFGRIDVLVNNAGYSLLGNFEEMTTTDIERQFATNFYGVVYVMRAVLPIMRQQRSGHIINISSVAGVVGFKHCAAYAASKFAVEGISLSVAVEVEGFGIKMTLVEPGFFRTDLLDDQNVRWPSNAIEDYAAEGNVQDTWSVYNGTQQGDPAKLGDALVKIAGMENPPKLFVAGSDALATIAPAVEERLQATHAHEELSKSTDGSF, encoded by the coding sequence ATGAGCAAAGTCTGGTTTATCACAGGCGCTGGCAGTGGGATCGGAACCGGAACCGCCAAGGCAGCATTGCAGTCCGGTGACCGTGTAGTCGCGACTGGCCGAAACCTCGATAAAGTGCGTAATGCCTTGCGCGATGTTGCAAGCGAGAATCTTGCATTTGTCCAGTTGGACGTTTCCGACGAGGTACAGGCGAAAACAGCCATCGAGGAGGCGGTGAATCGGTTCGGTCGCATCGACGTTTTAGTTAACAATGCGGGCTACAGCCTGCTTGGTAATTTTGAAGAGATGACCACGACCGACATCGAACGCCAGTTCGCGACAAACTTCTATGGTGTGGTGTACGTCATGCGTGCCGTGCTGCCGATTATGCGTCAGCAGCGATCGGGCCACATCATCAACATTAGCTCCGTTGCTGGCGTTGTCGGGTTTAAGCACTGTGCTGCCTACGCTGCATCGAAGTTCGCGGTCGAAGGCATCTCACTGTCGGTCGCGGTCGAGGTCGAGGGGTTCGGCATCAAGATGACGCTCGTCGAACCTGGCTTCTTTCGCACGGACCTTCTGGACGACCAGAATGTCAGATGGCCCAGCAACGCCATCGAAGACTATGCCGCCGAGGGCAACGTCCAGGACACTTGGTCGGTCTACAACGGCACGCAGCAGGGTGACCCGGCAAAGTTGGGCGATGCTCTGGTCAAAATCGCCGGGATGGAGAATCCGCCGAAGCTGTTCGTTGCCGGAAGTGATGCCCTTGCGACGATCGCGCCGGCTGTCGAGGAACGGTTGCAGGCGACGCACGCCCATGAAGAGCTATCGAAATCAACGGACGGTTCGTTCTAG